The Budorcas taxicolor isolate Tak-1 chromosome 18, Takin1.1, whole genome shotgun sequence genome window below encodes:
- the CCER2 gene encoding coiled-coil domain-containing glutamate-rich protein 2 yields MQRRGSTMLLVLLLPALLGAATAAPLAPRPSKEELTRCLAEVITEVLLLGQARRGPCLALLHREMYETEPYGCRSTEENGLLVGDFKKPEAGKTRSSQEVRDEEEEEEAAERTHKSEVREQAVREQLHSRLHQEDHEEEEEEEKKRGPMETLEGLWKKHLEGGRDPQKRVAEQASDEETAQFEAEKGVQVLGEGRSLWQAVTAGGERREDRHHSRQPEAEPQQEEKEEASDREGHDVEQLEHMSDELKKATEMLREELRRGG; encoded by the exons ATGCAGCGCCGAGGGTCCACCATGCTGCTCGTGCTGTTGCTGCCTGCTCTGCTGGGGGCTG CCACCGCGGCTCCCCTGGCACCCAGACCCTCCAAGGAGGAG CTGACGCGCTGTCTGGCAGAGGTGATCACAGAAGTGCTGCTGCTGGGCCAGGCGAGGCGAGGCCCCTGCCTGGCTCTCCTCCACAGAG AAATGTATGAGACAGAGCCCTATGGCTGTCGGTCCACTGAAGAGAACGGCCTACTGGTTGGGGATTTTAAAAAGCCAGAGGCTGGGAAGACGAGGTCCAGCCAGGAGGTGAGGgacgaggaagaggaggaggaggcagcagaaAGGACCCACAAGTCTGAGGTGCGGGAACAGGCCGTCCGTGAGCAGCTCCACAGCCGGCTCCACCAGGAGGACcatgaagaggaggaagaggaagaaaagaagaggggGCCCATGGAGACCTTGGAGGGCCTGTGGAAGAAGCATCTGGAGGGCGGCAGGGACCCCCAGAAGCGGGTGGCAGAGCAGGCCAGCGATGAGGAGACGGCCCAGTTCGAGGCAGAGAAGGGAGTGCAGGTGCTGGGTGAGGGCCGCAGCCTGTGGCAGGCGGTCACGGCGGGCGGAGAGAGACGCGAGGACCGCCACCACTCCCGCCAGCCAGAAGCCGAGCcccagcaggaagagaaggaagaggcttCGGACAGGGAG GGGCACGACGTGGAGCAGCTGGAGCACATGAGCGATGAGCTGAAGAAGGCGACGGAGATGCTGCGAGAGGAGCTCAGGAGGGGGGGCTGA
- the LOC128062872 gene encoding F-box only protein 17 isoform X2, translated as MGARPSRRRRLPADPPIALDALPPELLVQVLSHVPPRALVMRCRPVCRAWRDVVDGPTVWLLQLARDRSAEGRALYSVAQRCPPNNEDEEEFPLCALARYCLRAPLGRNLIFNSCGEQGFRGWEVEHGGNGWAVEKNLIMMPGAPSQTCFVTSFEWCFKRQLVDLVMEGVWQELLDSAQIEICVADWWGARENCGCIYRLRVRLLDVYENEVVKFSASPNPVLQWTERGCRQVSHVFTNFGKGIRYVSFEQYGRDTRSWVGHYGTLVTHSSVRVRIRLS; from the exons ATGGGCGCCCGGCcctcgcggcggcggcggctgcccgCGGACCCGCCCATAGCCTTGGACGCGCTGCCCCCGGAGCTGCTCGTGCAGGTGCTGAGCCACGTGCCCCCGCGCGCGCTAGTGATGCGCTGCCGCCCGGTGTGCCGCGCCTGGCGCGACGTGGTGGACGGGCCCACCGTCTGGCTGCTGCAGCTGGCCCGCGACCGCAGCGCGGAGGGCCGCGCCCTCTATTCGGTGGCCCAGCGCTGCCCGCCCAACAACGAGGATGAGGAGGAGTTCCCGCTCTGCGCTCTGGCGCGCTACTGCCTGAGAGCGCCCCTAGGCCGCAACCTCATCTTCAACTCCTGCGGAGAGC AGGGCTTCAGAGGCTGGGAGGTGGAGCACGGCGGGAATGGCTGGGCCGTGGAAAAGAACCTCATAATGATGCCGGGCGCTCCTTCCCAGACCTGCTTCGTGACTTCGTTCGA ATGGTGCTTTAAGAGGCAGCTTGTGGACTTGGTGATGGAAGGGGTGTGGCAGGAGCTGCTCGACAGCGCCCAAATCGAGATCTGTGTGGCCGACTG GTGGGGTGCCCGGGAGAACTGCGGCTGCATCTACCGGCTTCGGGTCCGCCTCCTGGACGTGTATGAAAATGAAGTGGTCAAGTTCTCGGCCTCACCCAACCCGGTCCTTCAGTGGACTGAGAGAGGCTGCCGACAG GTCTCCCACGTCTTTACCAACTTTGGCAAGGGTATCCGCTATGTGTCTTTTGAGCAGTATGGAAGAGACACACGTTCCTGGGTGGGGCACTACGGCACCCttgtgacccactccagtgtgagGGTCAGGATCCGCCTGTCCTAG
- the MRPS12 gene encoding 28S ribosomal protein S12, mitochondrial — protein MSWSGLLRGLSMSLNYGLALAPRPWSMRPMATLNQLHRRGPPKFPPSKPGPTEGRPQLKGVVLRTFIRKPKKPNSANRKCCRVRLSTGREAVCFIPGEGHNLQEHHVVLVEGGRTQDLPGVKLKVVRGKYDCGHVQKKK, from the exons ATGTCTTGGTCCGGCCTTCTCCGTGGCCTTAGCATGTCCCTAAATTATG GCCTAGCCCTGGCCCCCCGGCCTTGGTCCATGCGTCCCATGGCCACCCTGAACCAGCTACACCGTCGGGGCCCCCCGAAGTTTCCGCCTTCGAAACCAGGCCCAACGGAGGGCCGGCCACAGCTGAAGGGCGTGGTCCTGCGCACCTTTATCCGCAAGCCCAAGAAGCCCAACTCAGCCAACCGCAAGTGTTGCCGCGTGAGGCTTAGCACTGGCCGGGAGGCCGTCTGCTTCATCCCTGGAGAGGGCCACAACCTGCAGGAGCACCACGTGGTCCTCGTAGAGGGCGGCCGCACGCAGGACCTGCCAGGTGTCAAGCTCAAGGTCGTGCGCGGCAAGTACGACTGTGGCCACGTGCAGAAGAAGAAGTGA
- the SARS2 gene encoding serine--tRNA ligase, mitochondrial, with protein sequence MAASVVRRLGPLVAGRCLRLRGGCVCNQSFKRSFATERQDRNLLYEHAREGYSALPQLDMEPLCAHPEDAARALELRKGELRSKDLPGIISTWQELRQLREQIRSLEEEKGAVTEAVRALVANQDNNEVQQDPQYQSLRAHGREIRKQLTLLYPKEAQLEEQFYLRALRLPNQTHPDVPVGDESQARVLHVVGDKPAFSFQPRGHLEIAEKLDIIRQKRLSHVSGHRSYYLRGAGALLQYGLVNFTLNKLIHRGFTPMTVPDLLRGVVFEGCGMTPNAKPSQIYNIDPSRFEDLNLAGTAEVGLAGYFMDHSVAFRDLPIRMVCSSTCYRAETDTGKEPWGLYRVHHFTKVEMFGVTGPGLEQSSELLEEFLSLQMEILTELGLHFRVLDMPTQELGLPAYRKFDIEAWMPGRGRFGEVTSASNCTDFQSRRLHIMFQTEAGELQFAHTVNATGCAVPRLLIALLESYQQKDGSVLVPPALQPYLGTDRITTPTHVPLQYIGPNQPQKPRLPGQPASS encoded by the exons ATGGCTGCGTCCGTAGTGCGGCGCTTGGGTCCTCTAGTGGCTGGTCGGTGCCTGCGGCTTCGAGGAGGCTGTGTCTGTAACCAGAGCTTCAAGAGAAGTTTCGCTACGGAGAGACAGGACCGGAACCTCCTGTACGAACACGCGCGTGAGGGCTACAGCGCGCTCCCTCAGCTGGATATGGAACCACTGTGCGCACACCCGGAAGATGCCGCGCGCGCGCTGGAGCTCCGCAAGGGGGAGTTGCGGTCGAAGGATCTGCCCGGCATC ATCTCAACATGGCAGGAGCTGAGGCAGCTGCGGGAACAGATCCGgagcctggaggaggagaagggggccgtGACGGAGGCAGTGCGGGCCCTGGTG GCAAACCAGGACAACAATGAAGTGCAGCAG GACCCCCAATATCAGAGTCTGCGGGCACATGGCCGGGAGATCCGGAAGCAGCTCACACTCCTCTACCCCAAGGAGGCCCAGCTCGAAGAGCAGTTTTACCTGCGGGCACTGAGGCTGCCCAACCAGACCCACCCAGACGTG CCTGTTGGGGATGAAAGCCAGGCCCGTGTGCTCCATGTCGTTGGAGACAAGCCAG CTTTCTCCTTCCAACCCCGGGGCCACCTGGAAATAGCCGAGAAACTCGACATCATCCGTCAGAA GCGCCTGTCGCACGTGTCTGGCCACCGCTCCTATTACCTGCGCGGGGCTGGGGCCCTCCTGCAGTACGGCCTGGTCAACTTCACACTCAACAAGCTCATCCACCGG GGCTTCACCCCCATGACGGTGCCAGACCTTCTCCGAGGAGTTGTGTTT GAAGGCTGTGGGATGACACCAAATGCCAAACCATCCCAAATTTACAACATCGACCCCTCCCGCTTCGAAGACCTCAACCTGGCCGGGACAGCAGAGGTGGGACTTGCAG gctACTTCATGGACCACTCCGTGGCCTTCAGGGACCTGCCAATCAG GATGGTTTGTTCCAGTACCTGCTACCGGGCGGAAACAGACACGGGGAAAGAGCCATGGGGGCTGTATCGAGTACACCACTTCACCAAG GTGGAAATGTTTGGGGTGACAGGCCCCGGGCTGGAGCAGAGCTCAGAGCTGCTGGAGGAGTTCCTGTCCCTTCAGATGGAGATCTTGACAGAGCTGGGCTTGCACTTCCG AGTCCTGGACATGCCCACACAGGAGCTGGGCCTGCCTGCCTACCGCAAGTTCGACATCGAGGCCTGGATGCCAGGGCGAGGCCGCTTCGGCGAG GTCACCAGTGCTTCCAACTGCACGGACTTCCAGAGCCGCCGTCTACACATCATGTTCCAGACCGAGGCCGGGGAGCTGCAGTTCGCGCACACG GTGAACGCCACGGGCTGTGCTGTCCCTCGGCTCCTCATCGCCCTCCTGGAGAGCTATCAGCAGAag GACGGCTCGGTGCTCGTGccccctgccctccagccctACCTCGGCACCGATCGGATCACCACCCCCACCCACGTGCCTCTCCAGTACATCGGCCCCAACCAGCCCCAGAAGCCCAGGCTCCCGGGCCAGCCTGCCTCGAGCTGA
- the LOC128062872 gene encoding F-box only protein 17 isoform X1 has translation MYREEELVGKRTVISLPDSATGPLERQVHKLEVELASGVVCCSSAALNRVSTGTGLWRPEMGARPSRRRRLPADPPIALDALPPELLVQVLSHVPPRALVMRCRPVCRAWRDVVDGPTVWLLQLARDRSAEGRALYSVAQRCPPNNEDEEEFPLCALARYCLRAPLGRNLIFNSCGEQGFRGWEVEHGGNGWAVEKNLIMMPGAPSQTCFVTSFEWCFKRQLVDLVMEGVWQELLDSAQIEICVADWWGARENCGCIYRLRVRLLDVYENEVVKFSASPNPVLQWTERGCRQVSHVFTNFGKGIRYVSFEQYGRDTRSWVGHYGTLVTHSSVRVRIRLS, from the exons ATGTATAGAGAGGAAGAGTTAGTGGGTAAGAGAACTGTAATTTCATTGCCAGACAGCGCTACAGGCCCGCTTGAGCGTCAAGTTCACAAACTTGAAGTGGAGCTGGCCAGTGGAGTTGTGTGTTGTTCTTCAGCTGCTTTAAACCGTGTGAGTACAGGCACAG GACTCTGGCGGCCGGAGATGGGCGCCCGGCcctcgcggcggcggcggctgcccgCGGACCCGCCCATAGCCTTGGACGCGCTGCCCCCGGAGCTGCTCGTGCAGGTGCTGAGCCACGTGCCCCCGCGCGCGCTAGTGATGCGCTGCCGCCCGGTGTGCCGCGCCTGGCGCGACGTGGTGGACGGGCCCACCGTCTGGCTGCTGCAGCTGGCCCGCGACCGCAGCGCGGAGGGCCGCGCCCTCTATTCGGTGGCCCAGCGCTGCCCGCCCAACAACGAGGATGAGGAGGAGTTCCCGCTCTGCGCTCTGGCGCGCTACTGCCTGAGAGCGCCCCTAGGCCGCAACCTCATCTTCAACTCCTGCGGAGAGC AGGGCTTCAGAGGCTGGGAGGTGGAGCACGGCGGGAATGGCTGGGCCGTGGAAAAGAACCTCATAATGATGCCGGGCGCTCCTTCCCAGACCTGCTTCGTGACTTCGTTCGA ATGGTGCTTTAAGAGGCAGCTTGTGGACTTGGTGATGGAAGGGGTGTGGCAGGAGCTGCTCGACAGCGCCCAAATCGAGATCTGTGTGGCCGACTG GTGGGGTGCCCGGGAGAACTGCGGCTGCATCTACCGGCTTCGGGTCCGCCTCCTGGACGTGTATGAAAATGAAGTGGTCAAGTTCTCGGCCTCACCCAACCCGGTCCTTCAGTGGACTGAGAGAGGCTGCCGACAG GTCTCCCACGTCTTTACCAACTTTGGCAAGGGTATCCGCTATGTGTCTTTTGAGCAGTATGGAAGAGACACACGTTCCTGGGTGGGGCACTACGGCACCCttgtgacccactccagtgtgagGGTCAGGATCCGCCTGTCCTAG